A window from Malania oleifera isolate guangnan ecotype guangnan chromosome 7, ASM2987363v1, whole genome shotgun sequence encodes these proteins:
- the LOC131159804 gene encoding DELLA protein GAI, translated as MKRHHRDSSAGGGGRYDGCVSGGDGAAKGGEGWPMAAGKAKIWEEEPDGGMDQLLAVLGYKVRSSDMADVAEKLEQLEMVMGTAQEDGISHLSSDTVHYNPSDLSGWVHSMLSELNFPNPQNAFDPSVIIQDQLIDNPIVAPAESSTGQNQEPQHQSSLYEDRSELYDLSAIPGDALYNNKSKSSSNKRMRSSIESDSSNSQPSTSSTVAVAGGCESTRPVVLLDSQDTGVRLVHTLLACAEAVQQDNLKLADALVKHISLLAQSQAGAMRKVATYFAEALARRIYRIYPQDSLDHSYTDMLQMHFYETCPYLKFAHFTANQAILEAFSGADKVHVIDFGLKQGMQWPALLQALALRTGGAPTFRLTGIGPPQPENSDTSLQQVGWKLAQLARNIGVEFKFNWVVAESLADLEPSLLGIRPPEVEALAVNTVFELHPLLGRPGAVEKVLASVKAMRPKIVTVVEQEANHNGPVFLDRFTEALHYYSTLFDSLEGSGLSQPSNSPDRVMSEMYLGRQICNVVACEGLERFERHETLTQWRTRMESAGFDPVHLGSNAFKQASMLLALFSGGEGYRVEENDGCLMLGWHTRSLIATSAWQLSAVVS; from the coding sequence ATGAAGAGGCATCACCGTGATTCTTCTGCTGGCGGCGGCGGCAGATACGACGGCTGTGTTAGCGGTGGGGATGGCGCGGCAAAGGGCGGCGAAGGGTGGCCTATGGCTGCAGGTAAGGCGAAGATATGGGAAGAAGAGCCGGACGGAGGGATGGATCAGCTGCTGGCCGTGTTGGGTTACAAGGTCCGGTCGTCGGACATGGCGGATGTGGCTGAGAAGCTCGAGCAGCTGGAGATGGTGATGGGCACAGCTCAGGAAGATGGGATTTCTCACCTTTCCAGCGACACTGTGCATTACAACCCGTCCGATCTCTCCGGTTGGGTCCACAGTATGCTTTCCGAGCTCAATTTTCCCAATCCCCAGAACGCCTTCGACCCTTCTGTGATTATCCAGGACCAACTGATCGACAACCCCATCGTCGCTCCGGCGGAGTCCTCCACCGGCCAAAATCAAGAGCCTCAACATCAGTCTAGTCTCTACGAGGACCGGTCTGAGTTGTATGATCTCAGCGCGATTCCCGGCGATGCCCTTTATAATAACAAAAGCAAAAGTAGCAGCAACAAGCGGATGAGATCTTCAATTGAATCTGATTCCTCTAATTCTCAGCCTTCGACTTCATCGACCGTGGCCGTTGCAGGTGGGTGCGAATCGACGAGGCCGGTGGTGTTGCTGGATTCGCAGGACACCGGCGTCCGCCTTGTCCACACTTTGCTCGCCTGTGCCGAGGCCGTTCAGCAAGATAATTTGAAGCTCGCCGACGCCCTCGTCAAGCACATAAGCCTGCTCGCCCAGTCGCAGGCCGGCGCCATGCGCAAGGTCGCTACCTACTTCGCTGAAGCCCTCGCTCGCAGAATTTACAGAATATATCCTCAAGACTCTCTAGATCACTCCTACACGGATATGCTTCAGATGCATTTCTACGAGACCTGCCCCTACCTGAAATTCGCCCACTTCACCGCCAATCAAGCCATTCTCGAAGCCTTCTCCGGCGCCGATAAAGTTCACGTCATCGATTTTGGGCTAAAACAGGGGATGCAGTGGCCGGCGTTATTGCAGGCCCTCGCATTGCGAACCGGCGGCGCGCCGACGTTTCGGCTAACTGGAATCGGGCCCCCGCAGCCGGAGAACTCCGACACGTCGTTACAGCAGGTGGGTTGGAAATTGGCTCAGTTAGCTCGGAATATTGGGGTGGAGTTTAAATTTAATTGGGTTGTGGCCGAAAGTTTAGCGGATCTGGAGCCCTCCCTTCTCGGAATCCGGCCGCCGGAGGTGGAGGCGTTGGCGGTGAACACCGTGTTCGAgcttcaccccctcttgggacggCCGGGGGCAGTGGAGAAAGTGCTCGCCTCCGTCAAGGCGATGAGGCCCAAGATTGTGACCGTCGTGGAGCAAGAAGCGAACCACAACGGACCGGTCTTCTTGGACCGGTTCACGGAGGCGTTGCACTACTACTCGACACTGTTCGACTCGCTGGAGGGTTCCGGGTTGAGTCAACCCAGCAACAGCCCGGACCGGGTGATGTCGGAGATGTATCTGGGCCGTCAGATCTGCAACGTGGTGGCGTGCGAGGGGTTGGAGCGGTTCGAGAGGCACGAGACGCTGACTCAGTGGCGGACTCGGATGGAGTCGGCAGGATTCGACCCGGTCCACCTGGGGTCGAACGCGTTCAAGCAGGCAAGCATGTTGTTAGCTCTGTTTTCGGGCGGGGAGGGGTACCGGGTGGAGGAGAACGACGGGTGCCTCATGCTTGGGTGGCACACACGATCGCTCATTGCCACCTCGGCGTGGCAACTCAGCGCCGTCGTTTCGTAA